The genome window TTCTCCAGTGACTGGAGATCGTAGCTTCTTTCCAGATAGTCGCTTTCGGCGACGCGGGAAAGAGGTGAAGCATGGGCTGCTGCATGCGCTGCCAGGGGTTCGGTTCGGTCGAGAAACCGCCGGAGGAGCCCCACGATCACGACCATCACGATCATCACGGCCACGACCATCACGGCCATTCCCACGGTGCCGGCGGCGGTTCGCTGCTGGCGACGCTGTGGGCCGAGGGGGCGCTGAAGCTCGCGGTCGTCTACGCCGTGGCGTTGCAGGCGGGGGCGGTGGCGGAACGGTTGGTCCCCGCGCTCGCGCCGTGGCCGCTCGCGGCGGCGCTGGCGGTGGGGGTGCTGCCGGTGGCGCGGCAGGCGTGGCGGGCGGCGCGGGGCGGCAACCCGTTCTCGATCGAAACCTTGATGACGGTGGCGGCGGTGGGCGCGGCGGCGATCGGCGCGACCGGCGAGGCGGCGATGGTGGTGCTGCTGTTCCTTCTCGGCGAATGCCTGGAGACGGTCGCGGCGCACCGCTCGCAAGCGGGGATCCGCGCTCTCGTCGGCCTCGCGCCGCAGACCGCGCGGCGCGAGGGGGCGGACGGCCTCGAAACCGTGCGCGCCGAGGCGCTCGCGATAGGCGACGTGATCCTGGTCGGCGCGGGAGAACGCGTCGCCGCCGACGGAACGGTCAAGGACGGCATGAGCGCGGTGGACGAAAGCGCGCTCACCGGCGAGCCGATGCCGGTGGCGAAGGCGCCCGGCGACGCGGTGTTCGCCGGCACCGTCAACGGCGAGGGGACGCTGCGCGTGACCGTCTCCGCCGAGGCGGGCGACACCGCGATCGCCCGGGTGGTGCGCCTGGTCGAGGAGGCGCGCACCCGCAAGGCGCCGGTGGAACGGTTCATCGCCCGGTTCGCCCGCTGGTATACGCCGGCGATCGTCGGCGTCGCGGCGCTGGTGATGGTTCTGCCGCCGCTGCTCGCCGGGGGCGACTGGCTCGCTTGGGTCTATCGCGGCCTTGCGCTGCTGCTGATCGGCTGCCCCTGCGCGCTCGTCATCTCCACCCCGGCGGCGCTCGCCTCCGGGCTCGCCGCGGGGGCGGGGCGGGGGTTGCTGATCAAGGGCGGCGCGGTGATCGAAGGTCTCGCCGGGATCGGCGCGGTCGCCTTCGACAAGACCGGCACCCTCACCGAGGGGCATCCGCGCATCGTCGAGGTGGTCGGACGCGTCGCGTCGCGGGACGAGGTGCTGGCGCTTGCCGCCGGGTTGTCGCTCGGGTCCGCCCACCCGATGGCGCGCGCGATCCGCGAGGCGGCGGCGGAGGCGGCGGTGCAGGGTGCGCCGGTCGCCGAGGTCGCGGCGCTGCCGGGGCGGGGCGTGCGCGGCCGCGCGGGCGGGGCGGAGGTGTTTCTCGGCGCCGTCGACGATCCCGAGGCGGCGGCGCTCGCGGCGGGCGGCCGCACGGTTTCGGCGCTGATGCGCGACGGCGCTGTGATCGGCCTGATCGCGGCGCAGGACGCCGCGCGTGCCGACGCCGCCGACGGCGTGGCGCGGTTGGGGCGGCTCGGGGTGCGTGCGACGATGCTCACCGGCGATGCCGCGCCCGCCGCGCAGGCGGTCGCCGCGGCGCTCGGGGTCGAGTGGCGGGCCGGGCTCAAGCCCGAGGACAAGCTCGCCGCGGTGCGCGCGTGGCAGGCCGAGGGGCTCAAGGTGGCGAAGGTCGGCGACGGCATCAACGACGCTCCGGCGCTCGCCGCCGCCGATGTCGGCATCGCCTTCGGCGGCGGCGCCGACGTGGCGCTCGAAACCGCCGATGCCGCCAGCCTCCACGCCCGCGTGGGCGACGTGGCGGCGATGATCGAACTCGCCCGTCGCACCATGGCCAACATCCGCCAGAACATCGCGATCGCGCTCGGGCTCAAGGCGGTGTTTCTGGTCACCACCGTGATCGGCGTCACCGGGTTGTGGCCGGCGGTGCTGGCGGATACCGGCGCGACCGTGCTGGTGACCGCCAACGCCCTCCGCCTGCTGCGCGCTCCGGCCTGAAAACGACGACGGCCCCCGTCGCGGGGGCCGTCGGACTCTCGCAGGGTTTGCGGGGTTACTGCAGAATGCCGGGCAGGAACAGCGAGATCTGCGGCACCAGGGTGATCACCACCAGGGTTGCGATCAGCGCGAGGAGATAGGGGGTCGTGGCCTTCATCACCTTTTCGAGCGGCACCTTGGTGATCGCCGAGGCGACGAACAGATCGAGGCCGACCGGCGGGGTGATGCAGCCGATCGCGAGGTTCACCACCATCACCACGCCGAAGTGCAGCGGGTCGATCCCCAGCGTGGTCGCCACCGGCAGGAAGATCGGGGTGAGGATCACCACCGCCGCCGAGGCGTTCACCAGGGTGCCGAGGACGATCAGCAGCACGTTCATGATCATCAGGAAGACGATCGGCGAGCTGGTCAGCGCCACCACCGCCTCGCCGACGTGATGCGGGATCTGGAGGTTGGTCATCATCCAGCCGAACACCTTCGCCGCGCCGACCAGGAACATGATCAGGGTCGAGCCGATCACCGCCTTGAAGACGATCTCCGGGAAGTCGACGAGCTTCAGCTCCTTGTAGACGAACAGGCCGACGACGATGCCGTAGACCGCCGCCACCGCCGCCGCCTCGGTGGGGGTGAAGATGCCGCCGTAGATGCCGCCGATGATGATCACCGGGGTCATCATCGCCCAGAACGCGTCCTTGATGGTCTTGAGGAGGTGGATGACGGAGAAATGCCCCTCCGGCGGAATGCCTTCCTTCTTGGCGATGAACCAGCCCATGAAGCACATCGCCAGGCCCATCAGGATGCCCGGCAGCACGCCGCCCATGAACAGGTCGCCGATCGAGACGTTGGCGATCACGCCGTAGACGACGAAGGTGATCGAGGGCGGGATGACGATGCCGACGGTGCCCGCGGCGGCGACGATGCCGGTGGCGAGCTCGCGGCGGTAGCCCTTGCGCTCCATCTCGTTGACCATGGTCGAGCCGATCGCCGCGGTGGTCGCGGCCGAGGAGCCCGAGATCGCGGCGAAGAACATTCCCGCCACCGCCACCGCCTGGGCGAGGCCGCCGGTGAAGCTGCCGACCATCGCCTGGGCGACGTTCACGAGGCGCTTGGTGACGCCGCCCGCCGACATGAACGCGCCCGCGAGCATGAAGAACGGCACCGCCATGAACGAGAAGCTGTCGATGCCCGAGAACATGTTGTGGGTGATCAGGACCTGCGGCAGGTCCATGTAGAAATACAGCACCGCGGAGACCGACAGCGCGAGGGCATAGGCCACCGGCACGCCGATCAGGGCCATGCCGATGAACGAGAGGATCAGAAAGGTTTCCATGGTCCTGGTGCCCCCTTACTCGGTCTTGCCGGAAATCTTGCGGACGATCTTCATCGTGTCCTTGAGGTGGTAGAGCAGCATCAGCACGCCCGACACCGGCATCACGACGTAGACCCAGCTCATCGGAATTCCGAGGCCGGGGGCTTCCTGGAAGGTCATGGTCTCGGTCATCAGCCAGCCCTGCACGATCAGCAGCAGGATGAAGACGTAGCCGCAGGCGTTGATGAAGACGTCGAGCACCAGGCCCGGTTTCCGGCCCTTGAGCAGGCGCGGCAGCAGCTCGACGGCGAGATGGCCGTCCTCGCCCATGATCAGGGCCGAGCCGAGGAACACCGCCCAGACGAAGAGGAAGCGCGCGAGCTCCTCCGACCATTCGAAGGTGAAGCCGAAGATGTAGCGGGTGATCACCTGAACGAAGATGATCGCCAGCATCACCAGCATCGCGACGACGGAGATTCCATAGAGAATCTTCCGCAGGAACGTGAATACCCTGTCCATTATTGTCCCACCCTTTGGCTGATGCCGAGCGGGAGCGGCGCACTCCCCCTGGCGCCCCGTCCGCGCCCGCTTCGGCTCCGATCGTGCCGGTATTTAGCCATTATGGTGGCATGTTTTCAACACAATTAGGGCGCCTTCCGGCGCCCTCGCGCAACAACCTTGCGAGTTGTAGGCCTTGCGGAAACGGAAATACGAAAACGGCCCTCCGAAGAGGGCCGTTGCCGTACCGCGATCCGCCTTATTTCAGGAGGCCGGGCAGGAAGGTCGAGATCGGCGGGAACAGGGTGATCGCCAGCAAAGTGACGATCAGCGCGCCGAGGTAGGGCATGGTCGCCTTCATCACCTTTTCGAGCGGCACTTTGGTGATCGCCGAGGCGACGAACAGGTCGAGGCCGACCGGCGGGGTGATGCAGCCGATCGCGAGGTTCACCACCATCACCACGCCGAAGAACAGTGGATCGATGCCGAGAGTTTCCGCCACCGGCAGGAAGATCGGGGTGAGGATCACCACCGCCGCCGAGGCGTTCACCAGGGTGCCGAGGATTAACAGCAACACGTTCATGATCATCATGAAGACGACCGGCGAGGTGGTCAGCGCCACCACCGCCTCGCCGACGTGGTGCGGGATCTGGAGGTTGGTCATCATCCAACCGAACACCTTCGCCGCGCCGACCAGGAACATGATCAGGGTCGAGCCGATCACCGCCTTGAAGACGATCTCCGGGAAGTCGGCGAGCTTCAGCTCCTTGTAGACGAACAGGCCGACGACGATGCCGTAGACCGCCGCCACCGCCGCCGCCTCGGTGGGGGTGAAGATGCCGCCGTAGATGCCGCCGATGATGATCACCGGGGTCATCATCGCCCAGAACGCGTCCTTGATGGTCTTGAGGAGGTGGATGACGGAGAAATGCCCCTCCGGCGGAATGCCTTCCTTCTTGGCGATGAACCAGCCCATGAAGCACATCGCCAGGCCCATCAGGATGCCCGGCAGCACGCCGCCCATGAACAGGTCGCCGATCGAGACGTTGGCGATCACGCCGTAGACGACGAAGGTGATCGAGGGCGGGATGACGATGCCGACGGTGCCCGCGGCGGCGACGATGCCGGTGGCGAGCTCGCGGCGGTAGCCCTTGCGCTCCATCTCGTTGACCATGGTCGAGCCGATCGCCGCGGTGGTCGCGGCCGAGGAGCCCGAGATCGCGGCGAAGAACATTCCCGCCACCGCCACCGCCTGGGCGAGGCCGCCGGTGAAGCTGCCGACCATCGCCTGGGCGACGTTCACGAGGCGCTTGGTGACGCCGCCCGCCGACATGAACGCGCCCGCGAGCATGAAGAACGGCACCGCCATGAACGAGAAGCTGTCGATGCCCGAGAACATGTTGTGGGTGATCAGGACCTGCGGCAGGTCCATGTAGAAATACAGCACCGCGGAGACCGACAGCGCGAGGGCATAGGCCACCGGCACGCCGATCAGGGCCATGCCGATGAACGAGAGGATCAGAAAGGTTTCCATGGTCCTGGTGCCCCCTTACTCGGTCTTGCCGGAAATCTTGCGGACGATCTTCATCGTGTCCTTGAGGTGGTAGAGCAGCATCAGCACGCCCGACACCGGCATCACGACGTAGACCCAGCTCATCGGAATTCCGAGGCCGGGGGCTTCCTGGAAGGTCATGGTCTCGGTCATCAGCCAGCCCTGCACGATCAGCAGCAGGATGAAGACGTAGCCGCAGGCGTTGATGAAGACGTCGAGCACCAGGCCCGGTTTCCGGCCCTTGAGCAGCCGCGGCAGCAGCTCGACGGCGAGATGGCCGTCCTCGCCCATGATCAGGGCCGAGCCGAGGAACACCGCCCAGACGAAGAGGAAGCGCGCGAGTTCCTCCGACCATTCGAAGGTGAAGCCGAAGATGTAGCGGGTGATCACCTGAACGAAGATGATCGCCAGCATCACCAGCATCGCGACCACCGAAACCCCGTACAGGATCTTTCTGATAGAGCGGAAAACCAGATCCATTCGCATTCCCCCCGCGAGGGCCGGCGTCGCCGGCGGTCGCGCAATCTGCCCCAACCCACACGCGACGCCGCCCGTCCCGGAATGTGGTTTTCCGCGGGCGGCGGCGTGATTTCCCGCACCGGATATGGCCGAGAAATATGTCGGATCCGAGGCGACGGCGGCGCGCAAACGAAAGGCCCGGGCGGGTGCCCGGGCCTTCGTCGGAGAGCGGGATCGGAGGGAGGCTTACTTCGCGCGGAGGGCGTCGACCTTCTTGATGTTGTCTTCGCCGACGGTCTTGGCGAACATCGCGATCACCGGCTTGGTGGCTTCCTGGAACAGCTTGCGGTCGACGGAAATGACTTCCATCTTGCCGGTCGCCTTGATCTTGTTCCAGTAGTCGTTGTCCTCGTCTTCCGAGACCTTGCGCTGCCAGGCGATCGACTCGTTGGCGGCGTCCTGGACGATCTTCTGCTGCTTCGGCGTCAGCTTCTTCCAGGTGATCATCGAGATCAGCACCGGCTCGGGCGCGTAGGCGTGGGCGGTGAGGGAGGCGTACTTCTGCACTTCGTAGAAGCGCTTGGTGTAGATGTGCGCGGAGGGGTTCTCCTGGCCGTCCACCGTGCCCTGCTGCATCGCCGAGTAGAGCTCGGAAAGGTCCATCGGGGTGGGCGAGGCGCCGAGCGCCTTGATCATCTCGATGTGGATCTTGTTGGTCTGCACGCGGATCTTGAGATCCTTCATGTCCGCCGGGGTCTTGATCGGGCGGACGTTGTTGGTCATGTGGCGGATGCCGTTTTCCATGTAGCCGAGCAGCTTGATCCCGCGCGGTTCGAGCGCCTTGCCGATCTCCATGCCGACGGTGTCGAGGGAGCGGTAGGCGTGCGGCCGGTCGTCGAACAGGAACGGCAGGTCGAACAGGGAAATCTGCGGCTGGAACTGGCCGAGCGCGGCGGTGCCGACCAGCGCCATGTCGACCGAGCCGAACACCAGACCTTCGATCAGGTCCTTCTGTCCGCCGAGCTGCGAGTTCGGGAACACCTTGACCTCGATCTCGCCGCCCGATTTCTCGGCGACGAGCTTGGCGAAGTAGTCGCCGCCCTTGCCGTAGGGATGCGTCGGTTCGGCGATGTGGCCGAGCTTGATGACGACGTTGGCGGCGAGCGCCGGCCCGGAAAGGGACGCGGCCAGCAAGGCCGTGCCCAGAATAGTCGTAAGCCGTTTCATCAGTTCCACCCTGTTCTGTGCGGTTGTCTATGACCGTTGGGTCGTAGCGGTCCCGGTCCGTTGTCTCCCCCGTCCCGGACATCGGCTTTCACTTTAGCAGGATTCGGGGGTGCGACAACCGCTTTGGCCGCCCGCGCGGGTGGGGCGCCGGCTTGCGGTCCCGACCTTTCAGGCGCGGACGGGCTTGCCGGGGCGGCGGTGCAGGGCGCGGTCGAGCAGGATGTAGAGCACCGGGGTGATGTAGAGGGTGAGCGCCTGGGAGAGGATCAATCCGCCGACCACGGTGAGGCCGAGCGGCTGGCGCGCCGTGGCCCCCGCGCCGAAGCCGACGGCGATCGGCAGGGTGCCCATCAGCGCCGCCATCGTCGTCATCATGATCGGGCGGAAGCGCACCAGCGCCGCCTTGGCTATCGCGGTCTCGGGCGGCAGGTTCTCCTTGCGCTCCTGTTCGAGGGCGAAGTCGATCATCATGATCGCGTTCTTCTTGACGATGCCGACCAGCATGATGATGCCGACGAAGGCGTAGAGCGACAGCGGCACGTCGAAGATCAGCAGGGTGAGGAGCGCGCCGACCGCCGCCGAGGGCAGGCCGGAGAGGATGGTGAGCGGGTGGACGAAGCTCTCGTAGAGGATGCCGAGCACGATGTAGACCACCGCCACCGCCAGCAGCAGCAGCAGGCCGAGGCCGCGGGTGGATTTCTCGAACGCCTGGGCGGTGCCCTGGAAGCTCGTCTGGGTGGTGTCGGCGATGCCCGCGTCGGTCTTGAGGCGGTCGATCCGCGCCACCGCCTCGCCGAGCGAGAAGCCGTCGGCGAGGTTGAAGGCGACGGTGACGGCGGGAAGCTGGCCGAGATGGTTGACGGTCTGCGGCAGCACGCCGCGGTCGATGCGGGTGACCGCGGTGAGCGGCACTAGCGCGCCGAAGGTGGAACGCACGTACAGGCGTTCGAGCGACGACGCCTCCTCCTGGAAGCGCGGCAGCAGCTCCAGGATCACCTCGTACTGGTCCGACGGCGTGTACATCGTCGACACCTGCCGCTGGCCGAAGGCGGAGGCGAGGGCGTCCTCGATCTGCCGCACCGTGACGCCGAGCTGAGCGGCGCGCTCGCGGTCGACGCGCACCGAGATCGTGGGCGCCGAGATGTCCATGTCGTTGGTGACGTCGGTGAAGCCGGGCTCCTTGGCGAGCGCGGCGGTGAGGCGCTCGGCGCCGCCGTAGAGGGCGTCGAGGTCGAGGTCCTGGAGGGTGTACTGGTAGGGCGCCTTGCTCACCGAGCCGCCGATGCGGATGATCGGCGGGTTCTGCATGTAGACGTTGAGCCCGGGGATCTTGTTGGCGGTGGCGGCGCGCAGGCGGCGGACGATCTGGTCGGCGCCCGACGTGCGCTCGGAGAGCGGCTTGAGGTTGATGATCAGCAGGCCGGAGTTGACGGTGGTGCGCGAGCCGCCCGCGCCGACCGTCGACATCACCTCGGCGACGTCCGGATCCCGGCGCACGATCTCCATCGCGAGCTTCTGGTTGCGCACCATCTCGGTGAACGAGGCGCCGGTGGTGCCCTCGGTGTAGCCGAACAGGCGGCCGGTGTCGTCGGAGGGGAGGAAGTCCTTCGGCACCACCGCGAACAGCCAGCCGGAAAGGCCGAGGCTGGCGAGGAAGATCGCGAAGGTCGCGCCCTTGTGGGCGAGGCACCAGTCGAGCGAGCGCGCGTAGCCCGATTGCAGGGCGTCGAAGGCGCGCTCGCTGCGGCGGTACCAGCGGCCGTGGGTCTGGTGCCCGGCCTTGATCATGCGGCTGCACAGCATCGGCGTCAGGGTCAGCGACACCAGCCCCGACATCAGGATGGCGATGACGATGGTGAGCGCGAACTCGTGCAGCAGGCGGCCGACGATGCCGCCCATGAACATCACCGGAATGAACACCGCGGCGAGTGACACCGTCATCGACACGATGGTGAAGGCGATCTCCTTCGCGCCCTTGATCGCCGCCTCGAACGGCCGCTCGCCCGCCTCGCGGTGGCGGACGATGTTCTCCAGCATCACGATCGCGTCGTCAACGACGAAGCCGACCGAGAGGGTCAGCGCCATCAGCGAGAGGTTGTCGAGCGAAAACCCGAACGCCGACATGCCCGCGAAGGTGCCGATGATCGAGATCGGCAGCGCGAGCGAGGGGATCAGCGTGGCGGTGGCGCTCCGGAGGAACACGAAGATCACGCCGACCACCAGCAGCGCCGCCAGCACCAGGGTGAACTGCACGTCCCAGATCGATTCGCGGATGGTCTCGCTGCGGTCGTAGAAGATCGACAGGTTCATCGACGGCGGCAGCTGCGCCTCGAAGGTCGGCAGGATGTCGCGGATCGCGTCCACCACCTCGATGGTGTTGGAGCCGGGCTGGCGCTGCACCGCGAGGATCACCGTGCGGGTGTCGCCGACCCAGCTGCCGAGGCGGTCGTTCTCGACGCTGTCCACCACCTCGCCGAGGTCGCCGAAGCGCACCGGCGCGCCGTTGCGGTAGGCGACCACCTGGTCGACGTAGGCGTCGGCGGAGAGAAGCTGGCCGCGGGTGTGGATCAGAGCGGTGCGGGTGGGGCCGGAGAGCGAGCCGGTGCCCTGGTTGACGTTGGCCTCCGAGACCGCCGCCGCCACCTCGTCGATGCCGATGCCGCGCGCCGCCATCGCGTCCGGGTCCATGCGCAGGCGCACCGCGTATTTCTGCGAGCCGTAGACGTTGACCTGCGCGACCCCCGCGACGGTCGAGAGGCGGCGCGCGAGCTGCCCCTCGGCGAACTGCGTGACCTTCGACATCGGCTCGGTGGGCGAGTTCATGAAGATGTAGAAGATCGGCGAATCGCCCGGGTTGACCTTCCGCAGGGTGGGGGGCGTGTCCATGTCCGACGGCAGCTTGCGCGTCGCCGAGCTGATCGCCGCCTGGACGTCCTGCGCCGCAGCGTCGATGTTGCGGTCGAGGCCGAACTGGATGGTGACGCGGGTTTGCCCCTGGCTCGACACCGAGGTCATCGAATCGATGCCGGCGATCGTCGAGAACTGGTTTTCGAGGGGCGTCGCCACCGCCGAGGCCATCGTCTCCGGGTCGGTGCCGGGCAGGCTCGCGGTGACGCTGATGGTGGGGAAGTCGACCGCCGGGAGTTCGCTCACCGGCATTCTGAGGTAGCCGATCACGCCGAACAGGATCAGCGCGACCATCAGCAGCGTGGTCGCCACCGGGCGGCGGATGAAGATCTCGACGGTCATGGGCGCGCCGCGCCTCCGGCCTCGACCGTCGGCACGCCGGGCGCGAGGCGGAGCTGGCCGTCGATCACCACCGCGTCGCCGGGCGCGAGGTCGCCCTTCAGCGCCGCCACGCCCTGATCGGCGTAGAGCACCGCGACGTCGCGCACCTGCGCCTTGCCCTCGGCGTCGACGACGTAGACGTAGGGGCCGTGCTGACCGGTGTTGACCGCCTCGAACGGCACCGCGATCGCGTCCTTCAGCACTTCCAGCACGATCGAGGCGGTGACGAACTGCCCCGGCACCAGACGATGGTCGGCGTTGGAGAAGGTGGCGCGCACCGCGATCGTGCCGGAGAGCGGATCGACCACGTCGCCGACGAAGTCGACCCGGCCCGAGAGGGTGTCTCCCGCGCCGCCCGGCACGTTGATGAGAAGGTCGGTGCCGCCCTCGCGCATCCGCGTCTGCAGCACCGGCAGAAGCTGTTGCGGCAGGGTCACGGCGACGCGCACCGGTTCGATCGCGGACACCGAAACCAGCGCGGTCTCGTTGGCTTTGACGATGTTGCCGGGGTGCACCAGGATCGCGCCGGTCTTGCCCGCGATCGGCGAGCGGATCTCGGTGTAGCCGAGCCGGAGGCGCGCGCTCGCCACCGTCGCGGCGTCGGCGGCGACCGAGGCGGCGAGCGCCTTCGCCTCCGCCTGCGCCTGCTCGAACCGCTGCGCCGAGGCGACGCCGCGGGTGGAGAGATCCTTCTGCCGGGCGAGTTCGAGGCGCGCCTGGTCGAGTTGCGCCTGATCGCGCGCCAGCATCGCCAGCGCCTGGTCGAGCTCCGCCTGGAACGGACGCGGATCGATGCGGAACAGCAGGTCGCCTGCCGACACCAGTTGTCCCTCGACGAACCCGGCCTCGACCACCCGGCCCTCGACCTGCGGCCGGATCTGCACGGTGGTGGAGGCGAGCACGTTGCCGACGGTGCGCGCGAGGCGCGGCACGTCGCGGCGCTCGGCCTTGGCGGTGACCACCGGCGCGGCGGCGAGCTGACGGGCGCGGATCGCCGCGTCGGCGGGCGGCGCCAGCGCGAACGCGAGAGCGAGAGGCAGGCCGAACCGCACCATACGGACGAAACGCGCACCGGACATCGCAGACCCCAGTTCCGGAAAACCCCGGCGAGAGTATACGCAGAACACCGGGGCGGCGCGAAAGCCCTTAATTGGAGAGTGGCGAGGAATTCGGCGCTCAGGAAGCGGCGAATTTGAGCAGGCTCATGCCGCCGATCACCAGCGACAACCCCACCCATCCGACCACGGCGAGGCGCTGGCCGAACAGGACCCAGCCGGTCGCCATCGTCGCGACGATGCCGAAGCCGCCCCAGATCGCGTAGGCGAGCGAGAGATCGATGCGCTCGACCGCCAGCGACAGGGCGGTGAACGCGCCCAGGACCAACCCGATCGCGACGACGCCGTAAGCGCGCTTGCGGAATCCGTCGGAGAGCTTCAGCAGTACGTTGGCGATCACGTCGAGGACGACCGCGAGGGCCAGCAGCGCCCAGTCGAGCGGCAGGGGATGCATGTGCGCCTCCCGCTCAGGCGGTCCGACACGGCGCGTCCGCCGGGCGGACGCCGGTCTTGAGCAGGATGATGCCGCCGACGATCAGGGCGAGGCCGAGAACCTTGGCGGCGCTCGGCGTCTCGCCGCTGAGAAAGCCGAACAGCGACACCAGGGCGATGCCGATGCCCTCCCACATCGCGAACGCCACGCCGAGCGCCACCCGCCGCACCGCGAGCGACAGCAGGCCGTAGGACGCCGCGATCATGACGTAAAGGAACGCCAGCGACAGGGTCTTGGGGCAGCCGAGATCGGCGAGAACCTTGATCGAGATGGTGCCGACGAGCTCGGAGCCGATCGCGCCGAAGAGGAACATCCAGCAGTGCGGACTTCGGACGGGGTCTTGCATGCGTCTTCTCCCGGAATGCCCGGCGCGGAATGCCGACGCCGGAGCGAATGTGAAACGAGTGCGTTTTGGGAGAAAATGACGCTAAAGCTCTCCCGCCCAGTAGGCGTCGGCGGGAATGAAATGCAGGAATACCCGAGATATCCCTAAAAGATTATCGAACATGATGGCGGCATCATAAGCCTCGGGACGCTTCCGGTCAAGTTGGGTGGATTCCTCTCGATTTCCCCATGGAATGCATATGAACTTCAAATAACTTCCATGTATTCGTAAATGAACGCATTTTTTCTCTGCGGGGCGAATCCGGCGGTTCGCGCGCATCGCGGTTTCCGAAACCGCAGCGGTGGTATATTAAGGGCGCGCCGCGGGAGGCGGCGGAAGCGGAGGGCAGCCCGATGTGGGTCGAGGTGGCGGTGGCCGTGGCGTTCGTCGCCGTCTACGTCGGCATGGGACTGGGACGCTGGCCCGGCCTCGCGATCGACCGCACCGGCGTCGGCCTCGTCGGCGCGGTGTTTGTGTTCGCGATCGGCGCCGTGGACGGGCAGGGGATTCTCCGCGCCGTCAATTTTTCGGTGCTGGCGGTGCTGTTCGCCCTGATGGTGGTCTCGGCGCAGGTCGAGGCGTGCGGCTTCTTCGCCTGGAGCGGGCGTCGGCTCGCCGGGGCGCGGGTGTCGCCGCCGCTGCTGCTCGGCCTCGTGGTTCTGGTATCCGGCGGGTTGTCGGCGCTCCTCACCAACGACGTGGTGGTGTGGGCGCTGGTGCCGGTGGTGCTGCAGGGGGTGCGGGCGCGCGGGCTCGATGCCCGGCCGTTCGTGATCGCGATCGCCTGCGCCGCCAACGCCGGATCGGCGGCGACCCTGATCGGCAACCCGCAGAACCTGCTGATCGCCCACGTCGGCGGGTTGACGTTCTGGAGCTTTCTCGCCGCCTGCGCGGTTCCGGCGCTGGCGGCGCTGGCGCTGGTGTGGGGCGTTTCCGTGCTGGTGTGGCGCGGTCGCTGGCGCGCCGAGGCCGGTGCGGTGCCCGCCGCCGCGCCGCTCGACCGCCGCCGCGCCGCCAAGGCGCTCGCCGCCGGGCTGGGATTGATCGCGGTGTTCTCGCTGCCGGTCGAGCATGCGCCGTGGGCGCTCGCGGTGGCGGCGGCGCTGCTGCTCAACCGCCGCCTCGGCACGCCGCGAATGCTCGGGATGGTCGACTGGCACCTGCTGCTGCTGTTCACCTGCCTGTTCGTGGTGACCGGTGCGCTGGTGCAGAGCGGCCTGATCGACCACGCGCTGCCGGGCGTCGCGCGGAGCGTCGGGCATCCGCCGGTGGCGCTGCTGCTGTCTCTGGTCGGCAGCAACGCGATCGGCAACGTGCCGCTGGTGACCGCGATCCTCGGTCTCGCGCCCGACCTCGGGCCCGAGGCGCTGGTGCGGCTGGCGGTGTTCTCGACCCTCGCGG of uncultured Alphaproteobacteria bacterium contains these proteins:
- the mdtI gene encoding multidrug efflux system transporter (Evidence 2a : Function of homologous gene experimentally demonstrated in an other organism; PubMedId : 21450803; Product type t : transporter), yielding MHPLPLDWALLALAVVLDVIANVLLKLSDGFRKRAYGVVAIGLVLGAFTALSLAVERIDLSLAYAIWGGFGIVATMATGWVLFGQRLAVVGWVGLSLVIGGMSLLKFAAS
- a CDS encoding Efflux transporter, RND family, MFP subunit, which produces MSGARFVRMVRFGLPLALAFALAPPADAAIRARQLAAAPVVTAKAERRDVPRLARTVGNVLASTTVQIRPQVEGRVVEAGFVEGQLVSAGDLLFRIDPRPFQAELDQALAMLARDQAQLDQARLELARQKDLSTRGVASAQRFEQAQAEAKALAASVAADAATVASARLRLGYTEIRSPIAGKTGAILVHPGNIVKANETALVSVSAIEPVRVAVTLPQQLLPVLQTRMREGGTDLLINVPGGAGDTLSGRVDFVGDVVDPLSGTIAVRATFSNADHRLVPGQFVTASIVLEVLKDAIAVPFEAVNTGQHGPYVYVVDAEGKAQVRDVAVLYADQGVAALKGDLAPGDAVVIDGQLRLAPGVPTVEAGGAARP
- a CDS encoding TRAP-type C4-dicarboxylate transport system, periplasmic component, producing MKRLTTILGTALLAASLSGPALAANVVIKLGHIAEPTHPYGKGGDYFAKLVAEKSGGEIEVKVFPNSQLGGQKDLIEGLVFGSVDMALVGTAALGQFQPQISLFDLPFLFDDRPHAYRSLDTVGMEIGKALEPRGIKLLGYMENGIRHMTNNVRPIKTPADMKDLKIRVQTNKIHIEMIKALGASPTPMDLSELYSAMQQGTVDGQENPSAHIYTKRFYEVQKYASLTAHAYAPEPVLISMITWKKLTPKQQKIVQDAANESIAWQRKVSEDEDNDYWNKIKATGKMEVISVDRKLFQEATKPVIAMFAKTVGEDNIKKVDALRAK
- the mdtC gene encoding multidrug efflux system, subunit C (Evidence 2a : Function of homologous gene experimentally demonstrated in an other organism; PubMedId : 12107134, 21450803; Product type t : transporter) encodes the protein MTVEIFIRRPVATTLLMVALILFGVIGYLRMPVSELPAVDFPTISVTASLPGTDPETMASAVATPLENQFSTIAGIDSMTSVSSQGQTRVTIQFGLDRNIDAAAQDVQAAISSATRKLPSDMDTPPTLRKVNPGDSPIFYIFMNSPTEPMSKVTQFAEGQLARRLSTVAGVAQVNVYGSQKYAVRLRMDPDAMAARGIGIDEVAAAVSEANVNQGTGSLSGPTRTALIHTRGQLLSADAYVDQVVAYRNGAPVRFGDLGEVVDSVENDRLGSWVGDTRTVILAVQRQPGSNTIEVVDAIRDILPTFEAQLPPSMNLSIFYDRSETIRESIWDVQFTLVLAALLVVGVIFVFLRSATATLIPSLALPISIIGTFAGMSAFGFSLDNLSLMALTLSVGFVVDDAIVMLENIVRHREAGERPFEAAIKGAKEIAFTIVSMTVSLAAVFIPVMFMGGIVGRLLHEFALTIVIAILMSGLVSLTLTPMLCSRMIKAGHQTHGRWYRRSERAFDALQSGYARSLDWCLAHKGATFAIFLASLGLSGWLFAVVPKDFLPSDDTGRLFGYTEGTTGASFTEMVRNQKLAMEIVRRDPDVAEVMSTVGAGGSRTTVNSGLLIINLKPLSERTSGADQIVRRLRAATANKIPGLNVYMQNPPIIRIGGSVSKAPYQYTLQDLDLDALYGGAERLTAALAKEPGFTDVTNDMDISAPTISVRVDRERAAQLGVTVRQIEDALASAFGQRQVSTMYTPSDQYEVILELLPRFQEEASSLERLYVRSTFGALVPLTAVTRIDRGVLPQTVNHLGQLPAVTVAFNLADGFSLGEAVARIDRLKTDAGIADTTQTSFQGTAQAFEKSTRGLGLLLLLAVAVVYIVLGILYESFVHPLTILSGLPSAAVGALLTLLIFDVPLSLYAFVGIIMLVGIVKKNAIMMIDFALEQERKENLPPETAIAKAALVRFRPIMMTTMAALMGTLPIAVGFGAGATARQPLGLTVVGGLILSQALTLYITPVLYILLDRALHRRPGKPVRA